In a single window of the Cucurbita pepo subsp. pepo cultivar mu-cu-16 unplaced genomic scaffold, ASM280686v2 Cp4.1_scaffold000174, whole genome shotgun sequence genome:
- the LOC111784225 gene encoding pentatricopeptide repeat-containing protein At1g07740, mitochondrial, with protein sequence MIQKLIKGSRLLVFHRNVCLLHFQLLSTHRPNKSDYVSPHKQHQKLREPIPFVTDVKEVKDPCEALALFEDYHERGFKHHYPSYSSLIYKLARSRRFEAVEMILGHLQNRNIRCNETLFVALIQHYGKAHLVEKGIELFHRMPSFNCFRSRQSLNVLLNTLVDCDQFSKASEIFQQAYEMGFRPNSVTYNIMIKGWIKKGEWEQACNLFNEMLEKRVQPSVVTYNSLLGLLCRNGEMDTALCLFENMIQKGNHPNAVTYALLMEGWCFIGKYKEAKKLMFDMEFHGCKPRPVNYGVLMTHLGKTGNIDEVESLLNEMKKRRLKPDVVTYNILVNYLCKEGRVEDAYKVLVKMQVGGCNPNAATYRMMIDGFCNAGDFDGAMKVLNSMLMSGHCPRLQTFASLIVGLLRGENRDYVCFVLEEMEKRQMRFDAETWRTLVMDACGQDVDIGSRISELISLQH encoded by the coding sequence ATGATACAGAAATTGATCAAGGGATCGAGATTACTCGTTTTTCACCGAAATGTGTGCTTATTACATTTCCAATTGCTTAGCACTCACCGGCCAAACAAATCTGACTATGTGAGTCCTCATAAACAACATCAAAAGCTCCGTGAGCCCATTCCTTTCGTCACCGATGTTAAAGAGGTAAAGGATCCATGTGAGGCATTGGCTCTCTTCGAGGATTACCATGAAAGGGGATTCAAACACCACTATCCTTCCTACTCATCTCTCATCTACAAGTTGGCCCGTTCTCGTAGATTTGAAGCTGTCGAGATGATTCTTGGTCATTTACAAAATAGGAACATTCGCTGCAATGAGACCCTTTTTGTCGCTTTGATTCAACATTATGGGAAAGCCCATTTGGTTGAGAAAGGTATTGAGCTTTTCCATCGAATGCCTTCCTTTAATTGTTTTCGTAGTCGGCAGTCCTTGAATGTATTGCTTAATACACTAGTTGACTGTGACCAGTTTTCTAAAGCAAGTGAAATCTTCCAGCAGGCTTATGAAATGGGCTTCCGTCCTAATTCAGTGACCTATAATATAATGATCAAGGGTTGGATCAAGAAGGGTGAGTGGGAACAAGCGTGTAACCTGTTCAACGAAATGCTTGAGAAGAGGGTGCAACCTAGTGTAGTAACATACAATAGTCTTTTGGGGCTTTTGTGTAGAAATGGTGAAATGGACACAGCACTGTGTTTGTTTGAGAACATGATTCAGAAAGGAAATCATCCAAATGCTGTTACTTATGCATTGTTAATGGAAGGATGGTGCTTCATAGGTAAATACAAGGAAGCCAAAAAGTTGATGTTCGATATGGAGTTTCATGGTTGTAAACCACGGCCTGTGAATTATGGTGTTTTAATGACACATCTTGGAAAGACGGGGAACATCGACGAGGTGGAATCTTTACTAAATGAGATGAAGAAGAGACGTTTGAAGCCTGACGTTGTGACGTATAATATTCTTGTGAATTACCTGTGCAAGGAAGGAAGGGTTGAGGATGCTTATAAAGTATTGGTTAAAATGCAAGTTGGAGGTTGTAATCCTAATGCAGCAACTTATAGGATGATGATTGATGGGTTTTGTAATGCAGGGGACTTCGATGGGGCTATGAAGGTTTTGAATTCCATGTTGATGAGTGGGCACTGTCCTCGTTTACAAACTTTTGCTTCTTTAATTGTTGGCCTTTTGAGAGGCGAAAACCGTGATTATGTTTGCTTTGTCTTGGAGGAGATGGAAAAGAGACAGATGAGGTTTGACGCTGAAACTTGGAGGACTTTGGTCATGGATGCTTGTGGCCAGGATGTTGATATAGGCAGCCGGATAAGCGAGTTGATCTCCTTACAACACTGA